A single region of the Phragmitibacter flavus genome encodes:
- a CDS encoding DUF6580 family putative transport protein, with protein MKFAQHPSSSTASSIWLPLCLMLAALLLRVLSHNGILPPTLGNFSPLVAFAFAGAIVFPRNLPWWSWAILLLAIDWIVFGSVMWQHANGRFEVLALYVCYALAAWAGSRLRGKVGIIDTLLGTLACSGLFYLVTNTLSWWVDPGYIQKSGATWVQALTTGLPGYPSTLSFFRNSLIADMTGALVLVSVYNAEAIVRNLQRLPLLGLGRHRAA; from the coding sequence ATGAAATTTGCTCAGCATCCATCATCCTCGACGGCCTCCTCCATTTGGTTGCCACTATGCCTGATGCTTGCCGCGCTGCTTCTCCGGGTGCTCTCGCACAACGGCATTCTCCCTCCCACTCTGGGCAATTTCTCCCCTCTCGTCGCCTTCGCCTTCGCCGGTGCCATCGTTTTCCCACGCAACCTCCCCTGGTGGAGTTGGGCCATTTTGCTGCTGGCCATCGACTGGATCGTTTTCGGTTCCGTGATGTGGCAGCACGCCAACGGTCGATTCGAAGTCCTTGCCCTCTACGTTTGCTATGCGCTCGCCGCCTGGGCCGGTTCGCGGCTCCGGGGTAAAGTCGGCATCATCGACACCCTGCTTGGGACCCTCGCATGCAGCGGGCTTTTTTATCTGGTCACCAACACCCTCAGCTGGTGGGTCGATCCCGGTTACATCCAAAAAAGCGGAGCCACCTGGGTTCAGGCGCTGACCACCGGCCTTCCCGGTTACCCAAGCACCCTCAGTTTTTTCCGTAATTCACTCATCGCCGACATGACCGGTGCCCTTGTGCTCGTCTCCGTCTACAACGCCGAAGCCATCGTGCGCAATCTCCAGCGCCTTCCCCTACTTGGCCTCGGTCGCCATCGCGCCGCCTGA
- the panB gene encoding 3-methyl-2-oxobutanoate hydroxymethyltransferase, translated as MIDRKARGEKLAMLTAYDYPMARWLDEAGVDLILVGDSLGMVVLGMQDTTGVTMSMMLHHAAAVRRGVEKASVVVDLPAGSYLTPDMAVHNARRLVAAGADAVKLEGGMKVIGQVRAIVEAGIAYVGHIGMLPQSVLHEGAYKKKGKTDEDAERLMEDALVLQEAGAACIVLESMVPEVAERISKALKIPTIGIGAGPDCDGQVLVTPDLVGGFPWFKPPFAESRANVAMEVTRAVREYVRKAKG; from the coding sequence GAAGCTCGCCATGCTGACCGCGTATGATTATCCGATGGCCCGCTGGCTTGACGAGGCGGGGGTGGATTTGATTTTGGTGGGGGATTCGTTGGGCATGGTGGTGCTGGGAATGCAGGACACGACCGGGGTGACGATGAGCATGATGTTGCACCATGCGGCTGCGGTGCGACGTGGGGTGGAGAAGGCGTCGGTGGTGGTGGATTTGCCGGCGGGGAGCTATCTGACTCCCGATATGGCGGTTCATAATGCCCGTCGTTTGGTGGCGGCCGGAGCGGATGCGGTCAAGCTCGAGGGAGGGATGAAGGTGATTGGTCAGGTGCGCGCGATCGTGGAGGCGGGGATTGCTTATGTGGGGCACATCGGCATGCTGCCGCAGAGTGTGCTGCACGAGGGGGCATACAAGAAGAAGGGCAAAACGGATGAGGATGCGGAGCGGTTGATGGAGGATGCGCTGGTTTTGCAGGAGGCGGGGGCGGCCTGCATTGTTCTGGAGAGCATGGTGCCTGAAGTGGCGGAGAGGATCAGCAAGGCTTTGAAAATTCCGACCATTGGCATCGGGGCGGGTCCAGACTGTGATGGGCAGGTGCTGGTGACGCCAGATTTGGTGGGGGGATTTCCCTGGTTCAAACCGCCCTTTGCGGAATCGCGGGCGAATGTGGCGATGGAGGTGACGCGCGCGGTGCGGGAGTATGTTCGAAAGGCTAAAGGCTAA